Proteins encoded in a region of the Suncus etruscus isolate mSunEtr1 chromosome 1, mSunEtr1.pri.cur, whole genome shotgun sequence genome:
- the LOC126017145 gene encoding LOW QUALITY PROTEIN: retina-specific copper amine oxidase-like (The sequence of the model RefSeq protein was modified relative to this genomic sequence to represent the inferred CDS: inserted 1 base in 1 codon): MNLKVVLVFLALSLITIFALTYVLLTSRGNSSQPLRCPSTSPSAQPWTHPGPSQLFADLSPEELAAVMTFLTLHLGPGLVDAAQARPSDNCVFSVELQLPSKAAALAHLDRGSPPPAREALAIVFFGAQLQPNVSELVVGPLPYPSYIRDVTVERHGGPLPYHRRPVMNAEIAQMWKFLKEVEFPKAPNFLASVFAYNGSTLAPVLATPHGLHSGDRATWIALCHNVSGLGFFLHPVGLELLLDHRALDPAYWAIQQVFYLGHYYADLGQLEWEFKAGRLEVIEVPLPLPNGPSSLRSQVPPGPLPPLQLSPQAPQYSVQGNLVVSPFWTFSFGHGVFSGLRMFDVRFRGERVAYEVGVQECLSVYGADSPKTMMIRYLDSTYGLGLNSRGLVRGVDCPYQSTMVDIHVMVGQGAVQLHPGAVCVFEEAPGLPLRRHHNYLQSHFYGGLASSALVVRSISSVGNYDYIWDFLLHPNGALEGRVHATGYISTAFLSQEESLLFGNRVGEQVLGAVHTHAFHFKLDLDVSGLKNWVVAEDVVFKPVAAPWNPEYQLHRPQLTRRVLAREDLAAFPQGSPLPRYLYLASNQTNAWGHQRGYRIQIHSPPGIHMPLDSSMEKALSWGRYQLAVTRRKDEEAWSSSIYYQSDIXTPTRPFADFINNETLLGEDLVAWVTAGLLHIPQAEDVPNTVTLGNRVGFLLRPYNFFDEDPSIFCPGSVYFEKDQDAGLCSVNPVACVPHLAACVPDLPPFSYKGF; the protein is encoded by the exons ATGAATCTCAAGGTGGTCCTCGTGTTTCTGGCACTGTCCCTTATCACCATATTTGCCTTGACCTACGTCTTGCTGACCAGTCGAGGCAATTCCAGCCAGCCTCTCCGCTGTCCTTCCACATCTCCCAGTGCCCAGCCCTGGACACACCCTGGCCCGAGCCAGCTGTTTGCAGACCTGAGCCCAGAGGAGCTGGCGGCTGTGATGACCTTCCTGACCCTGCACCTGGGGCCAGGCCTGGTGGATGCCGCCCAGGCCCGGCCCTCAGACAACTGCGTCTTCTCTGTGGAGCTGCAGCTGCCTTCTAAGGCGGCAGCGCTGGCCCACTTGGACCGGGGGAGTCCCCCACCTGCCCGGGAGGCGCTGGCCATCGTCTTCTTTGGGGCCCAGCTCCAGCCTAACGTGAGTGAGCTGGTGGTGGGACCACTGCCCTACCCCTCGTACATTCGGGATGTGACTGTGGAGCGTCACGGGGGTCCCTTGCCCTATCACCGCCGCCCCGTGATGAATGCCGAGATTGCCCAAATGTGGAAGTTTTTGAAAGAGGTGGAGTTCCCCAAGGCACCAAACTTCCTGGCTTCTGTCTTCGCTTATAATGGCTCAACGCTAGCCCCTGTCCTTGCCACCCCTCATGGCCTGCACTCAGGGGACCGTGCTACCTGGATAGCCCTCTGTCATAATGTCTCAGGGCTGGGCTTTTTTCTTCATCCAGTGGGCCTGGAGCTGCTGCTGGACCACAGGGCCCTGGACCCTGCCTACTGGGCTATCCAGCAAGTTTTCTACCTTGGCCACTACTATGCAGACTTGGGCCAGCTGGAATGGGAATTTAAAGCTGGTCGGCTGGAAGTAATAGAAGTTCCTCTGCCACTTCCAAATGGACCTTCATCCCTGAGGTCTCAGGTACCCCCaggtcctcttcctcctcttcagtTGTCACCCCAAGCTCCCCAATACAGTGTACAAGGGAACCTGGTTGTATCTCCATTTTGGACGTTCAGTTTTGGCCATGGGGTGTTCAGCGGTTTGAGAATGTTTGATGTTCGGTTCAGGGGTGAGAGAGTGGCTTATGAAGTCGGCGTCCAGGAATGTCTGTCTGTCTATGGTGCTGATTCCCCTAAGACAATGATGATCCGCTACCTGGATAGCACTTATGGACTTGGCCTCAACAGCCGGGGCTTGGTGCGGGGGGTGGACTGCCCCTATCAGTCTACAATGGTGGACATTCATGTAATGGTGGGACAAGGGGCAGTCCAGCTACACCCAGGAGCCGTATGTGTGTTTGAGGAGGCCCCAGGACTACCCCTTCGGAGGCACCACAACTACCTTCAGTCTCATTTCTATGGTGGTTTGGCCAGCTCAGCCCTGGTAGTCAGGTCTATCTCCTCAGTGGGCAACTACGACTACATTTGGGACTTTTTGCTGCACCCCAACGGGGCACTGGAAGGGCGGGTCCACGCCACAGGCTACATCAGCACAGcattcctgagccaggaggaaaGCCTCCTGTTTGGGAACCGAGTTGGGGAACAAGTGCTGGGGGCTGTGCACACACACGCCTTCCACTTCAAGCTGGACCTGGATGTATCAG GGCTGAAAAACTGGGTGGTAGCTGAAGACGTGGTGTTTAAGCCTGTGGCAGCCCCTTGGAACCCAGAATACCAGCTGCATCGGCCTCAGCTAACCCGGCGGGTACTGGCAAGGGAGGACTTGGCGGCCTTCCCCCAGGGCAGCCCTCTTCCTCGATACCTTTACTTGGCTAGCAACCAGACTAACGCCTGGGGTCACCAGCGTGGGTACCGGATCCAGATCCACAGCCCCCCAGGCATTCACATGCCCCTGGACAGTAGCATGGAGAAGGCCCTCAGCTGGGGGAG ATACCAGCTAGCAGTGACACGAAGAAAGGACGAGGAGGCCTGGAGCAGCAGCATCTATTACCAGAGTGACA TGACCCCCACGAGGCCCTTTGCTGACTTCATCAACAACGAAACCCTCTTAGGAGAG GACCTGGTGGCTTGGGTGACTGCCGGCTTGCTGCATATTCCTCAGGCTGAGGATGTCCCCAACACAGTGACTCTGGGGAATAGAGTGGGCTTTTTGCTTCGTCCCTATAACTTCTTCGATGAGGACCCTTCCATCTTTTGCCCGGGAAGTGTCTACTTTGAGAAGGACCAAGATGCTGGACTCTGCAGTGTCAACCCCGTGGCCTGCGTCCCTCACCTGGCAGCCTGTGTCCCGGATCTGCCTCCCTTTTCTTACAAGGGATTTTAA